The Cannabis sativa cultivar Pink pepper isolate KNU-18-1 chromosome 8, ASM2916894v1, whole genome shotgun sequence genomic interval TCTTATAAATTTTCTTCAATCTCTATATCCCCATAATTTTCAATGTACATGTctcagaaagaaagaaagaaacaagGAAAGAGTGGTAACATTTCGATTACAAGGCTAAAATTCTGAACCCAAGTTTTCATGTTCAATCTCAGAGACCCGAAACTGGACGTCCTGTTCTTTTCAAACAAACGGCAAATGGAAATGGTATTCCTTAGCAACACGAAGGTCATTCTTCATCAAACTATATCTACATTGTTGTTCTTGTACTCAGTTGCACTGTTTTGAGTTTGGTCTCTCAGAATTAAGCTCCCGTTTCCATTTTTGGGTTCGAAGATGACTCCCATGTGGTTGGCTGATGCACTATCTTGAAGTGCTTCCAAATATAACAACTTCACTAGATTCCTAAATCTGCGCCTGAATGTCGGTATGCGAGAAATTGACCCAACAAGACCCTGCAGtctggtaaaaaaaaatatgcatgtTTTAAGCTTATAGAGAATAAGGACTTACAATACCAGCAATCCAAACTCCTGAGCTAATTAAGAAGTGGCTAACCTTGACTTACCTTCTAATTATAGCTTGTAATTGAGCTCTTTTAACGTTATCAGTGGAAGGGAAGCAAGTTCTGTCCCACTCCTCAGGTTTATCATTTTTGCCTCTCATAAGCAATTCTTTCAGACAGTTTTCTTCATTCTCATGCAACTGGAGAGCCTTTATTTGCTCTTTCATGATCAACAGGGGTCCAATGAACCACTCAAACACCTTGTCTTTGGGTCCATTTCTCCTCGTCAGCTCCACATCATCAGCTTGTGATTCGATTAAACATAAATAAGTAAATCATGATCTGAACAGAAATCAACATTAATGAGCAACGGACAAGTTAAAGTAAGGTACATACAGATCATTAACCCAGATGAGTGGCACTTTGCTGATCTAAGCAGACATTGTAATATAGACCAAGCAGGCAGTTTCACGCTTAACTTCTTACAATCACCCGTTAAAATGCATTCTCCGATGTCCTTGAGACTTACCAAACCATCGCGAATAAGTATCCTGCCATTCACCTCACAAGATTTAAATAGCCAGTCCCACACCTGACATTAAAAAATCAGAAGTATTATTTTCACATGtacacagaaaaaaaaatattgattttcTGTATCTTGGAGTGTCCTTGCCTGCATTGGTTTATACTGTTGAATTGCCCATTTCAATGTTCTTGAACCTTCTGAAACAAGTTTTGAAGTGAGTGAGCCCTCTCTCTCTAGTTTTGAGGTGATTGAATCATCCTTTCCATTTTTTGCTTCTTTGTTGCGGTTGTCATCTAGCTTGTCTCCGACCGAACCAGAGTTAACGTCTCTACTGTACTTAGGCCTGGCTGTCACAAGCAAATCTTATTAGTAAAATCCAAAAACAGAATAATAGGCATTCTATTGTGAGATGTACAAATTGTTTATTAGATCATTCTTCATCTCAACAGGAGTTGTAACCAAAAATTGACAACACACAATAATAATACAACCGTGTACCTCGGGAGGCAGGATCCCTCTTTCAAGTAGAGCAAATCATTTACATATTCATCAAACAAGGAGACCACCGATATGACAAATGCAAGTCCCAGACAAAGTGAGTCTTCCTGGAAAATTTGTCTAACTTTTAAGATAAATTTTCATACGAATACTGACAGAACCTAACAACATAACAATAACATTCAAAACTAAGATAATTAACTCTATAAATAGACAACAAAAGATGCTTCTTAGCAGACCTGATGAACAACAACTCCACTGTATAGCCCCAGAAAGAAGCTAGAGACAATAGCACCCATCACTGCTCCAACAACAGCCAGAGGCCATAAGATAATGGCAAGGCCAGCAAATGGTACACACACCGTCTCTAAGAAAGGCCCTTCTCTGCCAATCAAATCTTCTAAAAGCCTCTTCCAACCTTTAAACAACATGTATGGACTTTTCCACAAAGCAACGGCTGTAATCAAAGGGACATCTACTGCGACACCAATCAAGCAGACTAACAAACAGCTTGGCAATTTTGAGACACTATCATAGAACAAATAACATATCTAGAGGTTTTACTTCCACGTTTCAAGTTCTTGTAAACAAAtcaaatgaaatgaaataaaatagaatTTCTTACTTGATCTCCATTGGCTTTTCATCCTCAGGTATTTGAGCAATTAATTCATCCATGTAGGAGAAATAAGAGTGGAAGCAAAAATCTATTAAATCTAGAACCACAATGCAGCTTCCCTTGATAGTAGACCAACAACCATCCTGGTAGAAAAGAGAGCTCATGATTGTGCTTCTAAAAAGCCTTATTATGATCATCTGGCATGAATTCGCTTAATAATACAAGATTAGAAGCAACTATTCAACTTTTGCTGATGATGGTGGGATGGCCAAGCAAAATGAAAATCTACACTTTTACTACTTATGTTATGTATAAATCCTACTATAGACCATCCAAAGCCATAACAGAGAAACTTACAACTAAATACAATTTGTGTAAGACCCTTAAACTAATCACATTATATCTCAGTAACCATAGGTTGTCAGTCAAATGTCAATTTGTATAGTGTTAGCTTCGGTAACCAAACTATACTTCTAgcaaagaaagaaagaacatagtattaaaaaaaagaaaaagaaacataCAGCAAAGCAGTGGAAGAATTTTTCACTGAAGTTATGACCCTTAGCCTCAAATGTAGCAATAAGAGGAGCAAAAACACCATACCCAACTCCACCCAAAACACTTGCAACAATCCCAATACATGGCCAGAGGACTGAAGGGACTGGCAGTAATACCAAAGCAAGAACCTTCAGAACCATCCCAAGTCTCTTGCTCCTGAAATTATTAGGACAACGTCACAAACAACTTTGCGACTCTCATACTAACATTAACATAAACatttaaaatgatgaaaaaaaaaagaaaaagaaaaaagaaatatgaGAAGAGAAGCTCACTGACTTTGCCACACAGTAATAAGTCCAGATAAAATGAGCAGGCCAAAGACCAATTATCACAGCTGAATTCCCAACCACAATGATAGCTACCACGATTGGCCCTATTATTGCAGCTGAAACGCAACATAGAAAATAACTCAAAAAACAGTTTGGCTATCTCACATCAATCCATACCAAGAAAAAAGCAAACGAAAAGAATCCACTACAGGTGTAATGTAAACTACACCATCATTTTCCAAAGAAATATATGAAAGTAAAGTAGTGAAAAGATACGAAAGATGGTAAAATTTAGATAGGTACGTACCTTTGAGGAGGCCAAGTGTGAAAAGCAATAAGAAGAAAGGCAAGAATGAGATGAAGCTCCAT includes:
- the LOC115698666 gene encoding uncharacterized membrane protein At3g27390, whose translation is MEVPQGFLAGLWSFISFLPFFLLLFTLGLLKAAIIGPIVVAIIVVGNSAVIIGLWPAHFIWTYYCVAKSKRLGMVLKVLALVLLPVPSVLWPCIGIVASVLGGVGYGVFAPLIATFEAKGHNFSEKFFHCFADGCWSTIKGSCIVVLDLIDFCFHSYFSYMDELIAQIPEDEKPMEINVSKLPSCLLVCLIGVAVDVPLITAVALWKSPYMLFKGWKRLLEDLIGREGPFLETVCVPFAGLAIILWPLAVVGAVMGAIVSSFFLGLYSGVVVHQEDSLCLGLAFVISVVSLFDEYVNDLLYLKEGSCLPRPKYSRDVNSGSVGDKLDDNRNKEAKNGKDDSITSKLEREGSLTSKLVSEGSRTLKWAIQQYKPMQVWDWLFKSCEVNGRILIRDGLVSLKDIGECILTGDCKKLSVKLPAWSILQCLLRSAKCHSSGLMISDDVELTRRNGPKDKVFEWFIGPLLIMKEQIKALQLHENEENCLKELLMRGKNDKPEEWDRTCFPSTDNVKRAQLQAIIRRLQGLVGSISRIPTFRRRFRNLVKLLYLEALQDSASANHMGVIFEPKNGNGSLILRDQTQNSATEYKNNNVDIV